The genomic interval tGCTGTATTTGCAAAAAGGTCACTAGAGCTCAAAAAATCCTAAGAATTTAAAACCTTGGTttcctttttatatttatgGTTTGGGAAAGCTACCTTAAAACTCTTGCATACTCTATATTCATTTACTtggtttaattttgtatatataccAGATAATACAGCTCCGggtgtttgggtgtgtaagaTCAAATAATCATAATGTTATAGATGAGTTTTACTTTCAGTATTAGATATTAATGTTACAATCCTTTGGATGGTTGTGATACACCTTGAATTTAAGGAATTATTGTTGTATTCCAAGTTCTGAGTGAGAGAAATTTGGAGGTTACTACCATAGGTTGACCATGATAAATCACTGTTATGTTTCTTTGTCCTGGTAACAGTCAAGCATCCTTCTTTTCAGCTTGATGTAAAATTTTGACCTTTCATAGGTTAGCTGGAATGGTAGAGTTTCCTTGAAGCATAGATTACATGGTCACCAGAAACCTGTCTCCTATGTCTCGTGGAGTCCTCATGATGATCAGCTCCTCACCTGTGGAGTAGAGGAGGTTGTGAGACGATGGGATGTTTCTTCTGGTCACTGTCTCTGCATTTATGTGAAAGGTGGTCTTGGTTTGGTGTCTTGTGCATGGTCACCTGATGGGAAGTGGGTATTCACTGGCATTGCTGATGAAAGCATCTGCATGTGGGATCTGGATGGTAAACAGCTGCAATGTTGGAAAGGGCAACGGACTGTTAGGAACTCAGACTTGGAAGTGACAAGTGATGGGAAGCATATAGTTACTAAATGTAAAGAAGCTGCAGTACTATTACTTGACAGAGAAGAAAAAACTGAGAAATTGATTGAAGAGATTCAAACAATAAATTCATTTTCGTTGTCCAGGGATAATAAGTTCTTACTGGTTAATCTTCTGAACCAAGAAATCCATCTGTGGAACATAGAGGGTGATCCAAAACTCATTGCTAAGTACAAAGGTCATAAGTGCTCCCGGTTCTTTATCAGATCCTGTTTTGGTGGACTTCAGCAATCATTTATTGCCAGTGGTAGTGAGGATTCTCAGGTATTTCATTTCTGGCTGCATTTTATTTCCCTGTTCTTCTTTCATtcaattttactttatttaaatatcacATAAGTTCAACTTATGTAAAGATGGTTTCTTGATCGTAATAAGGACATCTGAACACGTGCTAAGTTGACCTGTGGTTCATTCCACGGTGCTAACTAATTGCAGATGATGTTCAGTTATCCACAGTGCTAAGTAGACCTGTGTTTCATTCCACTGGGAATATTTACACGGCTTGTTTGTCTAGAAATTATTCGGTGCAACCTATCTCTCACCCTCTTTACACCCCACAATGGGAGGCACTGGGTTCTCTTTTTCCATTGGTTTACATTCTTGTGTGCGGCTTGTAAGGCAGCTCTAATCTTTCATGTTTGAGGACTCCTTATGAATGCAGTCCATGTTGAAAGGGCTGTTGGAGGTTCTAGATCATGCCAACACTTTAGCACAAATGGATTTATCTGAAACTAACTTCTAGATCTTAGAACCCTGTTGCTGAGTATTAAGCTCTTTATGCATACGGGATTGTTGAacaatatttttacaaaatgttTGCTGGAAGTTTAGAATCAGAAACTTTTCAGTGCAGTGCATCCACAAAATGTAATGTGGATGCCCCCCCTTTGTTAGACGTATCCTTTAACCATGTTGATTAGTGGTATATAATGTAGTTACTCTCCTATTTAAACTCCTCCAACTCCTACACCGCATTAaagttttggattttctttttggCACTCAGTGTTCTTTTATGGATTCTACTGTTAGAACCACCATACGTACCCAAGATCGATCACTGATCAGATTAACCAACCAAAGTTAGCTTCAAGCTGTTATGTTTTGAACAGAAACAAAAGcctcaggaaaaaaaaaaaaagaaaaaagaaaaaaggtcaTTGCAAACCTTGTAGCTACTTTTACTGAAAAACAAGTAAGCGTAAATCCTTCtagacattaaaatatattgGCATGAGGAGCCAGTGATATGGTTGAAATCAGGCATAGTTGAAAATTCAGTTTCAAGAGGTCATTACATTACCATAGGGACCCAATTCCAATTTAAGATAATTGAGTTAATTCTGTTTCATCCTGTTTGTAGGTTTACATATGGCACAAAGACTCAGGAGAGCTTGTAAAGGCATTACCAGGCCATGCCGGAGCTGTAAACTGTGTTAGCTGGAACCCTGCAAATCCACACATGCTGGCTTCTGCCAGTGATGACCGTACAATCCGCATATGGGGGCTGAAGAATCAGTTAGattcaaaacaagaaaaggcCCAAAGCAATGGCATCCATTACTGCAATGGGGGAACTTAAGAAAAGGTGAACCGAAGAATGAATGAAGAGACGATCAcattaaaaccaaaaaaaacagaaaaactCTTTCCCGTCCCCAGGCCATTGCTTCTaagaaaatgtaaataattattgtACCTATGCCTGTTGCCAGACACAGACAGACAGACATTCATGAAAACAGAACAGACAGGTGAACCCCATCTGACTCTTGCCAATAAATTATTATCTTCTGCTTCCAGTTTAATTACTTTGAATATTATTGCTAAATTGTTGGGTGATTTTATCTGCAACACCACTAGTACTGGAGGCTTTAGTTGTGACACAAAAGGTTCGAAGGATATCTATCAAGAATTTGATTATTAGGATATATTGTGGCTGCTCGTTCTATAAAAGCAATAGGCATATATTTATTGCTCAggtttttgtttatatatatatatatttatataattgaagttgaatttttaatagTAGATAAAAGTCATGCGTTGGATATAATCTTtgtaaataaatagaaataatgCTCATACGTTATTTCTCAACTCTTGCGCAGCTGCCATGCTTTGCTTTGCATTGCATTGCAAGATGAAGGCAtcatattcatatttatctTAAGATCACATCctctatttgatttttattatgtaaaGAAGGAACTTAGAGATATCAAAACCAAAACGGGCCTTTGTTGCATATGTAAATaccaattttattaaataaataattacatacaataattagtttttacaaacataatttttttatatttaaaatttaaatctctctctctctctctctctctcgatcaatCGCAATTCACAAAGAAGATATTCTCACAAACCGTTGACCGCTCGTGGGTCCTTCCATTGCCTCCCACGACGAAAACATGGTACGCTTATTCCCATCATAATTAATGGAACAAATTAATTTCGTAATAATTTTGCCCACAAATATATTTAACAGTGAGTTCTTTCTTGTAAGCTATAATATTGTATGTTTAATCATAACGCACATACATGTCCtgcttataaatataaaaaattcatataaattatataatacgattaaataaatatgtacCTGAATTCATAAGAAACTAAGTTATAAAAGGAATTACTAGTTGATGACGAAACACCCAAAATTAGGTTTCTTCCCTTAACATCAACTGTAATGATGGATATAAAGtataatataattgattttcTGTGTTGAGTAAACAAAGGATTAAATCTCTATTTATGATAGTAATAATAGTCTTCTATCAAGACTCTTTTAAGACTTATCttctaaatcaaatagaattttaaaataatcaattatcgTATTAAATCATTTGATAATCTCATCGTATTAACATCATTAtatctaatatttaatttgattaattcatcagacaaaaattacaatacctgataaattatttatattaattatattataatataccaaaaaaaatattattactttAACTGATAAGATATTTtccacaaaataattcttacaCTTCTAAGATTTAATCATGCCCGTTGTGGTTACAAACATCATTCCAACTAAACATATGAGCCGCTAATCTGAATTAGCGCTTGAAGTTAGAAATAATGgatcaaaataattttggaatttttatcatattatttattaaattatttagaatgcATTGAAAAaacatacataatttttttatcttaaagtttaaaatatgtttatttagaaggataaagagataagtatgtttgaaaaatattacataagaaatcacgtaatttttttataaaaataattatataaatttaataaatatattaaaaataataaaaaaaattaaattactttttatatcttatattttgaaaaataaaaaaaagacacTGCCTACATACATTGAACATATGTGTAAATTAGAAAAGGAAATTGATTTGCCATCTTTCGGATCACTCTTACTGGACCACCATCCCATCCTACTTTCCACctgactgactgactgactgactAAGCCCAATATTATAAAGtccaacccaaaaaaaaaaaaaactaccttTGTCACAATAAATCACCGACATCCCGTTACGCTGCGAAATTACATTTGGATGCATGTGGAATGACCCACTCTTCCATTTATGTGGATGGATTACATCTGCATGACGTACGGacaaacaccaaaaaaaaaaaaaagaaaagaaattaaaaagcgGGCGCCGGATTCAGAATGAAGGCGTGGCTGGCGTACGTTAGAtaatcaaagaaagaaagaaagaaataataattgtttgtgtcaatatatatgtatgtatttatgtatgtatgtatgaatcCCCACCACCACGCACGGCTGTCGGACCACCACAACAACCAGACCACCGCCCATCAGTCACACCCAAGAATTTCACTTTCTGACATCTTTTTGTGAGTTCTCCAATTTCTTGGTCTGGCCGGCCGGCCgcgagaattaattaaaatatgaagcGCCTAATCACTTAATTTGGACTAATTAATTGATGCTTAATGAATTAATGAATCGCTTTGTCTGAAGGAAGGAGCTCTTCTCCTCtgcatttgatttgattgaaggaaggaaaaggaaatataAAGAGAGAAGATTGCTATGTTGCCTAAGCAATTATCAGAGCCGAAGCTTCCGATTTGATTGCTTGCGTTTTACTGTTTTAGTTTGTTTGTTAGTTAATTTGTTTTGGaattgcagagagagagagaagagattaGAACACAGGGACGAGGAGGTGGGCAATGGGTCAAATGGTCAGACAAGAGCAGCAACACGTGTGCTATATATGGATGGATTGAAATATCATAATCAAATGCAGAGTCAACACTGATTGATGCCACGGCcacaacaaatattatataacatattgCATTATTATTGGAGTTTATTTGATGGATGGAGGTGCTGTGCTACGTCGGCGGCTGAACAGAACCACTACTGCCCCACccccacaaaaatattttcttgtttcaagaGGTCACCTCATTCATGTTTgtgtttttaataaataataaaaaaaaaattcaacttttgtgaGTGAATATGTTTATTGTGTGGCATTTTAGAcgcattaattaaatgtataaatattttcaattcttttggtgaaaatgtaaaatgtctttaaaaatatatatatataagtttaatTATAAATAGTGGTTGGAATTCTTTTGGTGGggcttaattaataataataattaattaatatgaaggTTGTAAGTGGTGGATGGATGTGATGTAACTGAATCTGAATCTGAATCTGAATCTGAATCTCAATCTCAATCCAGAGGGAAGGGAGGGATTCGTTCAGTGTCTGCATCAATCAAGCAACCAAATCTCATCTATCTCTGCTACTATTACTATTACTATTACTGCCAATTTTTTTGCCATATCTCAGAACCAAATTCATTTCATTTACGGTGCAAAAACTATTATACTATACACacaactcaactcaactcaactcaactccCTCTCCCCACCACCAGTCCCAAACTACTTTCGAGTGGAGCCGGATGTCTTTAATTAGATTCATCTCATCACGGCCGCCGCAAACATTATATCATATGCGGCATCCAGCTTCAGATCTCCTCTACTTCTTCCCCGATCAGATCATCGGCTAGCTGCTCTAATTCGAAGAGAGCGTCGACAGGGAGGTAGCCGACGACGTCTCGGCGACGACGCCGATCCCTGCTTCAACACCACCGTCGGTAATATCCTTCTTTTTCTGCTCTCTTCCTCTTTGATCACTCCCCCGGCCAACGCCTCCAGCCTCTCCAGATGACTGCTCTGCCCTAGCCTTTTTCCCTGGAATAGCACTGATTCCACGCTCTTCTGTCCCAGCAACTCCTCTGCTGCTCTCAACGGATCATCCTTCTTTCCTCTGATTTTGCCCCTCCCGCCATTTGCCTGAATTCGCACGTAATTGCTGGACCGACACTCGCCGAACGCCATCGAAACCGCTTGATCAACCTGCGCACATTAATTTTTCATAGATCAATGCCTCAATTACCTACCAGTTCAATTCAAATGATTAATCCTTGAGAAAGAACGATCAAAAGATGCAGAATTTGGATACATTGCATAAATGAGTGCAAAACGctcattgaactttaatttaaaagaaaaaaaagtgactaaattttaatttagtatataatttaaaaaattaacgaAATATTAAAAGAGATTTACAAAATgttaatgtttttatattttaatataaaatttaatcatcatttatattattagtTACATTAGTTAagattttttaagaataattgattataattataaactgatatattaaattaacttttaattaaaaattgaaatccTAAACCTTTTTACAACACGTTAGCCCAAAGTTAAAACGACCATTTATGCAATTAGCccataatttgaaatttgactCACCGTATCGGAAGCTCCTTCTCCGGCGATCTTTATCAACCCTCTCTTTCGGATAGACGTCGGATTTCCCGCGCCCAAGTCTGATTCTCCGTTGCCGAGGGACACCACCAGGAGATCCTCCATGCTGTTGCAGAACGGGAATTCTTGTTTGTTGTTCAGCACGTGCGTGATGGCCGCAGCCGTTGGATTGTTCATCACGATCCCTCCGCCGATGGCCGCGATTTTAGTTTGCCCGTCCACGGAACTCAATTCTACAGCTGGATCGGCCGACGTGGCCGCGCAGACGTCCTTCATTTTGAAATCGTAGCCGTCGATCTCCATGGCGTCCGCTCGCGAGAACACGAACGGCGCGCGCGTGGTGAGATCGTAACACGGAATCAAAACGGGCTTCAACGTGTCCTTCAACGAGCACTCTCCGAAAATCTTGCGGAATAACTTCTCGACCTTAGCCGGCCGGAGCACCCGCCGGAGCAGTCCAGCGGGAGCCGACTGCAAAATTCTTCCCCGGTTGTCGGTTAGAAACTTGAGAGCTTCGGAGGCGGTGAAAATGGGGGCCCCGTCTTTCCCGCGGGTGAAAAGCAGAGCGGCAAGGACGCCGCCGACGCCGGAGCCGGCGGCAAGGTCGAAGTATTCGGCAATGCAGGCGTTGGGGTTTCCGGATTTCTTGCGAAGGAATGCCTCCAAGTGGACGAGGGACTTGGCGGCGAGCAAGCCGTCGGTTGCGCCGGCTCCGTCGATGGAGAGGATCCTGAC from Diospyros lotus cultivar Yz01 chromosome 8, ASM1463336v1, whole genome shotgun sequence carries:
- the LOC127807526 gene encoding WD repeat-containing protein 26 homolog isoform X2; translation: MAGPLASQREGEMIGSKGIIQKVEFVRIIAEALYSLGFEKTGAQLEEESGIPLHSSNVNLFMQQILDGNWDESVITLRKIGLLDETIVKLASFAILEQKFLELLDREKIKDALKTLRTEIAPLCINKERVHELSMCILFPSQHLLLEFPHQDVGRTKSRPKLLEEIQKLLPPMVMIPERRLEHLVEQALNLQVGSCVFHNSLDREMSLLTDHWCGREQVPSQTLQVLQEHYDEVWFLQFSHNGKYLASSSSDRSTIIWEVSWNGRVSLKHRLHGHQKPVSYVSWSPHDDQLLTCGVEEVVRRWDVSSGHCLCIYVKGGLGLVSCAWSPDGKWVFTGIADESICMWDLDGKQLQCWKGQRTVRNSDLEVTSDGKHIVTKCKEAAVLLLDREEKTEKLIEEIQTINSFSLSRDNKFLLVNLLNQEIHLWNIEGDPKLIAKYKGHKCSRFFIRSCFGGLQQSFIASGSEDSQVYIWHKDSGELVKALPGHAGAVNCVSWNPANPHMLASASDDRTIRIWGLKNQLDSKQEKAQSNGIHYCNGGT
- the LOC127807321 gene encoding LOW QUALITY PROTEIN: patatin-like protein 3 (The sequence of the model RefSeq protein was modified relative to this genomic sequence to represent the inferred CDS: inserted 1 base in 1 codon), yielding MSQIPAPDRSFSLRLSLYIYSSPSFSSSTVHVSFLLSSSLAFSFSLSTVPPIPSIFSLISSLPFHYRALPLLPVKMASSALVSSPVCNSMLDLDSASVSKNTNVNKLLTHEIFSILETKFLFGGFDDHKLPSHLDASTKHLAGKVRILSIDGAGATDGLLAAKSLVHLEAFLRKKSGNPNACIAEYFDLAAGSGVGGVLAALLFTRGKDGAPIFTASEALKFLTDNRGRILQSAPAGLLRRVLRPAKVEKLFRKIFGECSLKDTLKPVLIPCYDLTTRAPFVFSRADAMEIDGYDFKMKDVCAATSADPAVELSSVDGQTKIAAIGGGIVMNNPTAAAITHVLNNKQEFPFCNSMEDLLVVSLGNGESDLGAGNPTSIRKRGLIKIAGEGASDTVDQAVSMAFGECRSSNYVRIQANGGRGKIRGKKDDPLRAAEELLGQKSVESVLFQGKRLGQSSHLERLEALAGGVIKEEESRKRRILPTVVLKQGSASXAETSSATSLSTLSSN